The Thermocrinis ruber genome has a window encoding:
- a CDS encoding molybdenum cofactor biosynthesis protein MoaE, translating into MVPKVYLGVEWLGAERVLSSYQPPEDCGASVVFLGIAREDDGVQELHYEAFPEMAIKVMEEIRQEALAKFPIKEVFIHHRLGVVKVGEPSFLVVAYGGHREETFSACRYVVDEVKKRAPIWKKEVYKDGRGEWVLGA; encoded by the coding sequence ATGGTTCCAAAAGTGTATTTAGGTGTGGAATGGTTGGGGGCGGAGCGTGTACTGTCCTCCTATCAGCCTCCGGAGGACTGTGGTGCCAGTGTGGTTTTCCTTGGCATAGCCCGGGAGGATGATGGGGTGCAAGAGCTTCATTACGAGGCATTCCCAGAGATGGCAATAAAGGTAATGGAGGAGATAAGGCAGGAAGCCTTAGCCAAGTTTCCCATAAAGGAGGTTTTTATCCATCATCGGCTTGGTGTGGTTAAGGTGGGCGAGCCATCTTTCTTGGTGGTAGCCTACGGTGGGCACAGAGAAGAGACCTTTTCTGCCTGTAGGTATGTGGTAGACGAAGTAAAAAAGAGGGCACCTATTTGGAAGAAAGAAGTCTATAAAGACGGTAGGGGAGAGTGGGTTTTGGGAGCCTAA
- the accC gene encoding acetyl-CoA carboxylase biotin carboxylase subunit, whose protein sequence is MLKKILIANRGEIAVRVIRTCKEMGIRTVAVYSEADRDSMHVKLADESICIGPPEPLKSYLDIPRLMAAVEVSSAEGVHPGYGFLSENPKFAQIVEASGKVFIGPSAETLELIGDKIKAKEVAKKVGIPLVPGSDGPVDFQKALEIAREIKYPVVIKSAAGGGGRGIRVVYDERELREKLPLAMQEAKSAFGDERVYVEKYIVNPKHIEVQVLADRYGNVIALGERECSIQRRYQKLVEEAPSASISEKQRKYLEELAIAFCKEINYVGAGTVEFLMDQEGNFYFMEMNGRIQVEHPVTEIITGIDIVREQIRIASGEKLSIKKVERRGYAIEFRINAEDPNTFLPSPGRVDRLFLPGGLGIRVDTHIYCGYKIPPFYDSLIAKLIVWGKSREEAIDRAKRALEEFIIEGEGLKTNIDFHKRLLNTREFKMAKHHVKFLEEMML, encoded by the coding sequence ATGCTCAAGAAGATTCTCATAGCAAACCGAGGGGAGATCGCAGTCCGGGTTATAAGGACTTGCAAAGAGATGGGCATAAGAACGGTGGCAGTCTATTCGGAGGCGGACAGAGACTCCATGCACGTAAAGTTGGCAGATGAGAGCATATGCATAGGACCACCGGAGCCCCTAAAAAGCTACCTTGATATTCCAAGGCTCATGGCGGCGGTGGAGGTTTCCTCTGCGGAGGGGGTGCATCCGGGTTATGGCTTTCTTTCGGAGAACCCCAAGTTTGCCCAGATCGTAGAAGCGAGCGGAAAGGTGTTCATTGGACCCTCAGCAGAGACCTTGGAACTTATAGGAGACAAGATAAAAGCAAAAGAGGTTGCCAAAAAGGTAGGCATCCCATTGGTGCCGGGGAGCGACGGACCAGTAGATTTTCAAAAAGCCTTGGAAATTGCCAGAGAAATCAAGTATCCAGTGGTTATAAAGTCTGCAGCTGGCGGGGGTGGAAGAGGCATAAGGGTGGTGTATGATGAGAGGGAGCTGAGGGAAAAACTGCCATTGGCTATGCAGGAGGCAAAGTCTGCCTTTGGCGACGAGAGGGTCTATGTGGAAAAGTACATAGTGAACCCCAAGCACATAGAGGTTCAAGTTCTTGCAGACAGGTACGGCAATGTTATAGCCTTGGGCGAGAGGGAGTGTTCTATACAGAGGAGATATCAAAAACTGGTGGAAGAGGCACCCAGCGCCAGCATCTCGGAAAAACAGAGGAAATACCTGGAGGAGCTTGCCATAGCCTTCTGCAAAGAGATCAACTATGTGGGTGCGGGCACTGTGGAGTTTTTGATGGACCAGGAGGGCAACTTTTACTTTATGGAAATGAACGGAAGAATACAGGTGGAACATCCTGTCACAGAAATTATCACGGGCATAGACATAGTGCGGGAACAAATAAGAATAGCAAGCGGTGAAAAGCTCAGCATAAAAAAGGTGGAAAGGAGAGGCTACGCGATAGAATTCAGGATCAACGCGGAGGACCCAAACACCTTTTTACCTTCTCCGGGTAGGGTAGATAGACTCTTCCTCCCGGGCGGATTGGGCATCAGAGTAGATACCCACATTTACTGCGGATACAAGATCCCTCCCTTTTATGATTCACTCATTGCCAAGCTTATAGTTTGGGGCAAAAGCAGGGAGGAAGCCATAGACCGAGCCAAAAGGGCTCTGGAGGAGTTTATCATAGAGGGGGAAGGTCTGAAAACCAACATAGATTTTCACAAAAGGCTCCTTAACACCAGGGAGTTTAAAATGGCAAAGCACCATGTAAAGTTTTTAGAGGAGATGATGTTGTGA
- a CDS encoding LpxI family protein has product MKICLVAGSGSLPNAFVKKAKELGDEVFVVGVKGITSIEANAYLPLGKVGTLVKLLEKHHINKLVLLGKFEHKLLFSHLLTLDSLALKILKRAKDRRAQSLIRALMDELEEMGFEFIDPKPYLEELLAGGGTLNSLEPSSQAMEDGLFGFPIAKEIAQLDVGQTIVVKEGTVVSVEAMEGTQETIYRAGKLAGKGCRVIKVARKNQDFRIDVPTVGLDTLEALRQIKADALFLEAGKVYIVDKDKFLKLADKYKISVVGLPIT; this is encoded by the coding sequence GTGAAGATCTGCTTGGTGGCAGGTTCTGGTAGTCTTCCCAATGCCTTTGTAAAAAAGGCAAAAGAGTTGGGGGATGAGGTCTTTGTGGTAGGCGTTAAAGGCATTACATCCATAGAAGCAAACGCCTATTTGCCCCTTGGAAAGGTGGGCACATTGGTAAAGCTTTTAGAAAAGCACCACATAAACAAGCTCGTCCTGCTTGGAAAGTTTGAACACAAACTGCTCTTTTCCCACCTTTTGACCTTAGATAGCTTAGCTTTAAAGATCCTCAAAAGGGCAAAGGACAGACGTGCCCAGAGTTTAATAAGGGCACTGATGGATGAATTGGAGGAGATGGGCTTTGAATTCATAGACCCAAAGCCCTATTTGGAGGAACTTTTGGCGGGCGGGGGCACATTGAACAGCCTTGAGCCCTCAAGCCAAGCCATGGAAGACGGACTTTTTGGCTTTCCCATAGCAAAGGAGATCGCCCAGTTGGATGTGGGACAGACCATCGTAGTAAAGGAGGGAACGGTGGTAAGCGTGGAGGCGATGGAGGGCACCCAGGAAACTATCTACAGGGCTGGCAAACTGGCGGGCAAGGGCTGTAGGGTTATAAAGGTGGCAAGAAAAAACCAAGACTTTAGGATAGATGTTCCCACCGTGGGCTTAGATACCTTAGAAGCCCTAAGGCAGATAAAGGCAGACGCCCTCTTTTTGGAGGCGGGCAAAGTCTACATTGTGGATAAGGACAAATTTTTAAAGCTTGCGGACAAGTATAAAATTTCTGTGGTGGGATTACCCATTACATAG
- a CDS encoding CTP synthase encodes MARYIFVTGGVLSSLGKGVSSAAIASLLEEMGYRVTLQKLDPYLNVDPGTMSPYQHGEVYVTEDGAETDLDLGHYERFTKAQMGRENNITSGRVYFNVLQRERKGDYLGATVQVIPHITDEIKRLIRSIEKDHDFVIVEVGGTVGDIESLPFLEAIRQLGMELGRENCVYVHVTYVPYVKSVGELKTKPTQHSVKELRAIGIQPDVLICRSECEIPKEVKEKISLFTNVSPSAVISAHDVETIYEVPLLFKKQGLHLWLAKRFNLEPKDGEGKWEKIVSIIKNAKEEVKVALVGKYVSLRDAYKSVVEALTHGSIANRVKLNILWVNSENVEEELLHEADGILVPGGFGERGIEGKIKAINYGRLSKKPTFGICLGMQLMCVEFARNVLNLKGANSTEFDPNTPHPVIDIMEEQKQIEELGGTMRLGAYPCVLKEGTKVREIYKKEVIYERHRHRYEFNNAYRELFEKNGFVISGVSPDGRLVEVVELKDHPWFIGCQFHPEFKSKPFDPHPLFVSFIKACIDAKLQRTTDTIAPTSLKPSSSK; translated from the coding sequence GTGGCAAGGTATATATTCGTAACGGGCGGTGTCCTCTCTTCCTTAGGCAAAGGAGTATCCTCTGCCGCAATAGCTTCCCTCCTTGAGGAAATGGGCTACAGGGTCACCCTCCAGAAGCTGGACCCTTATCTAAACGTGGACCCTGGAACCATGAGTCCCTATCAGCACGGGGAGGTTTATGTGACGGAGGATGGTGCGGAAACGGACTTAGACCTTGGGCACTATGAAAGGTTTACCAAAGCTCAGATGGGCAGAGAAAACAACATCACCTCCGGGAGGGTTTACTTCAACGTCCTCCAGAGGGAAAGAAAGGGAGATTACCTTGGTGCAACGGTCCAGGTAATACCCCACATAACCGACGAGATAAAAAGACTAATAAGGTCCATTGAAAAGGACCACGACTTTGTTATCGTAGAAGTTGGTGGAACTGTGGGAGATATAGAGAGCCTTCCCTTCTTAGAGGCCATCAGACAGCTTGGAATGGAGCTTGGAAGGGAAAACTGCGTCTATGTGCACGTAACCTATGTTCCCTATGTAAAAAGCGTGGGAGAGCTAAAGACAAAACCCACCCAACATTCAGTTAAAGAGCTGAGGGCAATAGGCATTCAGCCCGATGTTTTAATATGCCGGTCTGAGTGTGAAATACCAAAGGAAGTAAAGGAAAAGATTTCTCTTTTTACAAACGTTAGCCCTTCTGCGGTAATATCTGCCCACGATGTGGAGACCATTTATGAAGTGCCTCTGCTTTTCAAAAAACAGGGACTACATCTTTGGCTTGCCAAAAGGTTTAACTTAGAACCCAAGGATGGTGAAGGAAAGTGGGAAAAGATCGTCAGCATAATAAAGAACGCAAAAGAGGAAGTAAAGGTAGCCCTCGTGGGCAAATATGTTAGCCTAAGGGATGCATACAAAAGCGTGGTGGAAGCACTTACTCACGGAAGCATTGCCAACCGTGTTAAACTGAACATCCTTTGGGTCAATTCGGAGAACGTTGAAGAGGAACTTTTACACGAAGCGGACGGTATACTGGTGCCAGGGGGCTTTGGAGAAAGAGGTATAGAGGGCAAAATTAAAGCCATCAACTACGGAAGGCTCAGCAAAAAACCCACCTTTGGTATATGCCTTGGTATGCAACTTATGTGTGTGGAGTTTGCAAGGAATGTTTTGAACCTCAAAGGTGCCAACTCTACCGAGTTTGACCCTAACACGCCCCATCCAGTTATTGACATAATGGAGGAACAAAAGCAGATAGAAGAGCTTGGGGGAACCATGCGTTTGGGGGCATACCCGTGCGTGTTAAAGGAAGGGACAAAGGTCAGGGAAATTTACAAAAAGGAGGTAATATACGAAAGGCACAGGCACAGGTATGAGTTCAACAACGCTTACAGGGAACTCTTTGAAAAGAATGGCTTTGTTATTTCTGGAGTTTCTCCCGATGGCAGGTTGGTGGAGGTAGTAGAGCTAAAGGACCATCCTTGGTTCATAGGTTGCCAGTTTCATCCCGAGTTCAAGAGCAAACCCTTTGACCCGCACCCTCTGTTTGTATCCTTCATAAAAGCGTGCATTGATGCAAAGCTTCAGAGAACCACCGATACAATCGCTCCTACATCCTTAAAACCTTCATCCTCTAAATGA
- the ilvB gene encoding biosynthetic-type acetolactate synthase large subunit — protein MLRKGADIIIETLKKEGVEVIFGIPGGAIMEVYDALYRHGGIKHILARHEQGAGHMAEGYAKATGKVGVAMATSGPGATNLVTPIADAYMDSVPVVFITGQVPTHLIGNDAFQEVDIVGITRPITKHNFLVKRIEDLPLIIRQAFYIASTGRPGPVLIDIPKDITQKLSDVSIPTDEEVRESLPGYKPHVEGNPQQIKKAAKLIMSAKRPVLYVGGGAVQSEAQKELVELAELMKIPVTTTNMGKGAFPEDHPLALHMLGMHGTYYANMAVYNCDLLIAVGARFDDRVTGKIEEFAPQAQIIHIDIDPASISKNITVDVPIVGDVKIVLRKLIEELKKEGAKILFPKERQEWIELIESWKKNYPLRYRNSDSVIKPQYVVEQIWEATKGDAIITAGVGQHQMWAAMFYKYKFPRQFINSGGLGTMGFGLPAAIGAKIGRPEKEVFVIDGDGSFVMTMQELITAVQYKVPVKIAIINNAYLGMVRQWQELFYDRRYAEVDLSVQPDFVKLAEACGAVGFRAEKPKEVREIIEEALKIQDKPVVLDFVVDKEENVLPMVPAGKSYRDMILEDGKKAVEAETMYLVG, from the coding sequence ATGCTAAGAAAGGGTGCAGACATCATTATAGAAACCCTAAAAAAAGAAGGGGTGGAGGTTATCTTTGGCATACCCGGTGGTGCCATAATGGAGGTCTATGATGCCCTTTACAGGCATGGTGGAATAAAGCATATTTTGGCAAGACACGAACAGGGTGCGGGGCATATGGCAGAGGGCTACGCAAAGGCTACCGGGAAAGTGGGCGTTGCCATGGCAACCTCTGGACCTGGTGCTACTAACCTGGTAACTCCTATTGCGGATGCATACATGGATTCGGTACCCGTGGTCTTCATCACCGGACAAGTTCCCACTCATTTGATAGGCAACGATGCCTTCCAAGAGGTGGACATAGTAGGAATTACCAGACCCATAACCAAGCATAACTTCTTAGTAAAGCGTATAGAAGACCTTCCCCTCATAATAAGGCAGGCTTTTTACATAGCATCCACAGGAAGACCGGGACCTGTGCTCATAGATATTCCAAAGGACATAACCCAAAAGCTCTCCGATGTTTCCATTCCAACGGATGAGGAGGTCAGAGAATCCCTTCCCGGCTACAAGCCCCACGTGGAGGGTAACCCTCAACAGATTAAAAAGGCTGCAAAGCTAATAATGTCTGCAAAAAGACCAGTGTTGTATGTGGGCGGTGGTGCGGTTCAATCGGAGGCACAAAAAGAGTTGGTGGAGTTGGCGGAGCTTATGAAAATACCCGTTACCACCACCAATATGGGTAAGGGTGCCTTCCCCGAAGACCATCCACTGGCTCTGCATATGTTGGGAATGCACGGCACCTACTATGCAAACATGGCGGTTTATAACTGCGACCTTTTGATCGCGGTGGGTGCCCGTTTTGACGACAGGGTTACAGGAAAGATAGAGGAGTTCGCACCCCAAGCCCAGATCATACACATAGACATAGACCCCGCATCCATATCCAAGAACATAACGGTGGATGTGCCCATAGTGGGAGATGTGAAAATAGTCCTCAGAAAGCTCATAGAGGAACTGAAAAAGGAGGGTGCAAAGATCCTCTTCCCCAAAGAAAGACAGGAGTGGATAGAGCTCATAGAAAGTTGGAAAAAGAACTATCCTTTGAGGTACAGAAATTCTGACAGCGTTATAAAGCCTCAGTACGTGGTGGAGCAAATATGGGAAGCTACAAAGGGAGATGCCATAATTACCGCAGGCGTGGGTCAGCATCAAATGTGGGCGGCCATGTTTTATAAATACAAATTCCCAAGGCAGTTTATAAACTCCGGAGGACTTGGAACAATGGGCTTTGGCTTACCCGCTGCCATTGGAGCAAAGATCGGAAGACCAGAAAAAGAGGTGTTTGTTATAGACGGGGATGGTTCTTTTGTTATGACGATGCAAGAGCTCATTACCGCAGTGCAGTATAAGGTGCCCGTAAAGATCGCCATAATAAACAACGCCTACTTGGGAATGGTTCGTCAGTGGCAAGAGCTCTTTTATGACAGAAGGTATGCGGAGGTGGACCTGAGCGTTCAGCCGGACTTTGTAAAATTGGCGGAAGCCTGTGGTGCGGTGGGTTTCAGGGCAGAAAAACCTAAAGAAGTAAGGGAAATAATAGAAGAAGCCCTGAAGATCCAAGACAAACCAGTAGTCCTTGACTTTGTTGTGGATAAGGAAGAAAACGTTCTTCCCATGGTGCCCGCGGGCAAATCTTACAGGGATATGATCCTAGAAGATGGCAAAAAGGCGGTGGAAGCGGAAACTATGTATCTTGTAGGTTAA
- the mtaB gene encoding tRNA (N(6)-L-threonylcarbamoyladenosine(37)-C(2))-methylthiotransferase MtaB: MKFSVINLGCRSNYFDGELLAQKLTEKGYTRVQEQADIYIINTCTVTSEADRSSRQFIYRAKRENPKAIVVATGCYAQTNPQALARLKEVDLVVGNSHKDRLVEILEDYLQGRGERVFVDNIFKDSQVKNFDLVVFFERVRPFLKVQEGCNNFCTFCVIPYARGKLRSVPMEKVLEQVKSLAERGFKEIVLTGTQLTQYGWDLNTNLYQLLLELLRIKDIELFRLSSLYPSEIDQKLLDLITQEERIAPHFHLSLQSGSNRILKLMERDYTVEDYTKLVETIVQRRPISAIGTDIIVGFPTETEEDFEETYKLVQNLPFAYLHVFSYSDRPHTKASKMFPKVEERIKKERVRLLKALDQKKREEFKGSMKGKTLRAIILEEGKALTENYIHLEDEGFKDVGAIVSVVL, translated from the coding sequence ATGAAGTTTTCTGTCATCAACCTTGGGTGCAGGAGCAACTACTTTGACGGTGAGCTTTTAGCCCAGAAATTAACAGAGAAGGGCTACACAAGGGTTCAAGAACAAGCAGACATATACATAATAAACACCTGCACCGTAACCTCTGAGGCGGACAGGTCCTCCCGACAGTTTATATACAGGGCAAAGAGGGAAAATCCAAAGGCAATAGTGGTGGCTACGGGGTGTTATGCCCAGACAAACCCACAGGCACTGGCAAGGCTAAAGGAGGTGGATTTGGTGGTGGGGAATTCCCACAAGGACCGGCTCGTGGAGATCCTTGAGGATTACCTTCAGGGCAGGGGTGAAAGGGTCTTTGTGGATAACATCTTCAAAGATAGCCAGGTTAAAAACTTCGACCTGGTGGTCTTTTTTGAGAGGGTAAGACCCTTTCTCAAAGTTCAGGAAGGATGTAATAACTTTTGTACCTTCTGTGTGATCCCTTACGCGAGGGGCAAGCTCCGTAGCGTGCCAATGGAAAAGGTCCTTGAGCAAGTAAAGAGCTTGGCAGAAAGGGGCTTTAAAGAAATCGTCCTTACGGGCACCCAGCTAACCCAATACGGATGGGACCTAAACACAAACCTTTATCAACTGCTCTTGGAACTGCTACGCATAAAGGACATAGAACTTTTTAGACTCTCTTCCCTCTATCCGTCCGAGATAGACCAAAAGCTTTTGGACCTAATCACACAGGAAGAAAGGATCGCACCCCACTTTCACCTCTCCCTTCAAAGCGGTTCCAACAGGATTTTGAAGCTTATGGAGAGGGACTACACGGTGGAAGACTACACAAAACTTGTGGAAACCATAGTCCAAAGGAGACCCATATCCGCCATAGGAACGGACATTATAGTGGGCTTTCCCACAGAAACGGAGGAAGATTTTGAGGAAACCTATAAACTTGTCCAAAACCTACCCTTCGCTTACCTTCACGTCTTTAGCTATTCAGACAGACCTCACACCAAGGCAAGCAAGATGTTCCCAAAGGTGGAAGAAAGGATAAAGAAAGAGAGAGTTAGACTGCTCAAGGCTTTGGACCAAAAAAAGAGAGAGGAATTCAAAGGTTCAATGAAAGGAAAGACCCTGAGGGCTATAATCTTAGAAGAAGGAAAGGCACTTACAGAAAACTATATTCATTTAGAGGATGAAGGTTTTAAGGATGTAGGAGCGATTGTATCGGTGGTTCTCTGA
- a CDS encoding YebC/PmpR family DNA-binding transcriptional regulator, with translation MAGHSHWAQIKHKKAKLDAQRGKLFSKIIREITVAVRQGGPNPETNPRLRAAIEHAKRANMPAETIERAIKKGTGELGGENYEEVIYEGYGPGGVALMILATTDNRNRTTSEIRHVLSKHGGNLGSSGCVAFLFDRVGLIEVPRESISEEELYEKAIEAGAEDVQVGEEIYLIYTLPEELYQVKEKLESMGVLVEKAEITYKPNSTVPVNDPENAKKLLKLLEALEELEDVKEVIANFDMAEELIKQA, from the coding sequence ATGGCAGGGCACAGTCATTGGGCACAAATTAAACACAAGAAGGCAAAGCTTGATGCACAGAGGGGGAAGCTCTTTTCAAAGATCATAAGGGAGATTACCGTAGCAGTCCGGCAGGGAGGACCAAACCCGGAAACCAACCCTCGGCTGAGGGCTGCCATAGAACACGCCAAAAGGGCCAACATGCCCGCAGAGACCATAGAGAGGGCCATAAAGAAGGGAACCGGTGAGCTGGGCGGAGAGAACTACGAAGAGGTTATATACGAAGGCTACGGTCCCGGTGGTGTAGCTTTGATGATACTTGCCACTACGGACAACAGAAACAGAACCACATCGGAAATAAGGCACGTCCTATCCAAGCATGGAGGAAACTTAGGCTCTTCCGGCTGCGTAGCCTTCCTCTTTGACCGGGTGGGTCTCATAGAAGTTCCAAGGGAAAGCATCTCAGAAGAGGAGCTATACGAAAAGGCTATAGAGGCGGGCGCTGAGGATGTGCAGGTGGGAGAGGAGATTTATCTCATATACACCCTTCCGGAGGAGCTATACCAAGTTAAAGAGAAACTCGAATCTATGGGTGTTTTAGTGGAGAAAGCTGAGATCACCTACAAACCCAACAGCACTGTACCGGTAAACGACCCAGAGAACGCCAAAAAACTCCTCAAACTGTTGGAGGCCCTTGAAGAGCTGGAAGACGTGAAAGAAGTGATTGCAAACTTTGACATGGCAGAAGAACTGATTAAGCAGGCATAA
- a CDS encoding YgaP family membrane protein produces MEKNLAVWDRVIRVIIGLIFIYLAFTKGGLWWILGIIGLVLIGTAITGFCLLYKLVGFRTG; encoded by the coding sequence ATGGAAAAGAACCTTGCGGTATGGGATAGGGTAATAAGGGTAATAATAGGGCTCATATTTATTTACCTTGCCTTCACCAAGGGTGGTCTATGGTGGATCTTGGGTATAATAGGCTTGGTGCTTATAGGAACCGCAATAACGGGCTTTTGTCTTCTTTACAAGTTGGTGGGCTTCAGGACCGGGTGA
- the mltG gene encoding endolytic transglycosylase MltG, translated as MAVLGLIFVFLVYSFFPVKTERTVEIPYGKTSLDIALLLYREGVIRSPISFMAIHSLIRGKLEAGEYEFKGWVFPWDAYLKIHRGQRKLYKITVPEGFDLYDIADLLEEYSICKREDFLKVANSPETAKRYGLRTYTMEGFLFPDTYYFSKNTHPLRVVDVMFKNFLRRTEHLRPKLEERGLTLEEWVIIASMVEKETAVPEERPIIASVILNRIKLGMPLQIDPTVIYALKRRGEWKGVLTRKHLQLDDPYNTYYHKGLPPSPICNPSLQSLEAVLNPAETNYLYFVSMGNGRHAFSSNYKDHLKNIATYRR; from the coding sequence TTGGCTGTTCTCGGTTTGATCTTTGTCTTTCTTGTCTATTCTTTTTTCCCAGTCAAGACCGAGAGGACGGTGGAGATTCCCTACGGGAAGACCAGCTTAGATATCGCCCTTTTGCTCTACAGGGAGGGTGTGATAAGAAGCCCTATATCTTTTATGGCTATCCACTCTTTAATTAGGGGAAAGCTGGAAGCGGGAGAGTATGAGTTCAAGGGTTGGGTTTTCCCTTGGGACGCTTACCTAAAAATCCACCGAGGGCAAAGAAAGCTCTACAAAATCACCGTGCCGGAGGGCTTTGACCTGTACGATATAGCAGATCTTCTGGAGGAATACTCCATCTGCAAAAGGGAAGACTTTTTGAAAGTAGCCAACTCTCCAGAAACCGCCAAAAGATATGGGCTCAGAACTTACACCATGGAAGGTTTTCTGTTCCCGGATACTTACTACTTTTCAAAAAATACTCATCCTCTCCGGGTGGTGGATGTTATGTTTAAAAACTTCCTCAGAAGGACAGAACACCTCAGGCCAAAGTTAGAAGAGAGAGGGCTAACCCTTGAGGAGTGGGTAATAATTGCCTCTATGGTGGAAAAGGAAACTGCGGTGCCGGAGGAGAGACCTATCATCGCCTCGGTAATTCTAAACAGGATAAAGTTGGGAATGCCCCTTCAGATAGACCCTACCGTCATATACGCCCTAAAAAGAAGGGGAGAGTGGAAGGGTGTCTTAACCAGGAAACATTTACAATTGGATGACCCTTATAACACTTACTACCACAAGGGACTTCCCCCATCCCCCATATGCAACCCAAGCCTTCAGTCCTTGGAGGCGGTTTTGAATCCCGCTGAAACCAACTACCTTTACTTTGTTTCCATGGGCAATGGCAGACATGCTTTTAGTTCCAATTACAAGGACCATTTGAAAAATATTGCAACATACAGAAGGTAG
- the ruvX gene encoding Holliday junction resolvase RuvX gives MKVLAIDWGTKKIGLALGDTSLKLAVPLKPLANREGVYSSILSVIQEYGVNLVLLGLPLTPSGKEGQRALEVRKFAKELESMLPEGVSLDFWDERYTTEEALRLVEGSRKKKELKDSLSAYVMLIEFFDSL, from the coding sequence GTGAAGGTTCTGGCTATAGATTGGGGCACAAAGAAAATAGGGCTCGCCTTAGGGGACACATCCCTAAAGCTGGCGGTCCCACTGAAACCTCTCGCCAACAGGGAGGGAGTTTACAGTTCTATCCTTTCCGTAATCCAAGAGTATGGAGTGAACCTTGTCCTTTTGGGTCTTCCTCTAACACCCAGCGGGAAGGAAGGACAGAGGGCTCTGGAAGTTAGAAAGTTTGCAAAGGAATTGGAGTCCATGCTCCCAGAGGGTGTATCCCTTGACTTTTGGGACGAAAGATACACCACAGAAGAAGCTCTTAGGCTAGTGGAGGGCTCCCGTAAGAAAAAAGAACTGAAGGATTCACTTTCAGCTTATGTAATGCTCATTGAGTTCTTTGACAGTCTATGA